AATAAggtagaagtttatttctctccaaGTCCAGAGGTAGACATTTGCAGGACTGATACGGCAGCTCATCAAGTCATTAGGGAAGCTGCAAAACTGCTGTACTCCAGAGCATTTgagcccttgctccccagcatatgTCTTCAGTTTGTCTCAGATAAACTGctatacaaatttttttaaaagccattagGAACTCGGGCTCCTTCTGTGTTGCTGTTTTGTCGTAGGTAAAACAGGGAGCTTGCTGCCTTGGAGTCCAAGGTGACTGCTTGAGTGGCAGCCCCGTCCAGGATCTAGccagcgaggaggaggaggaggagtaaaGAAAAGCACACCCTCTCCCTTGAAGGAGCTGTCCTGGAAGTTGCACACGGCACACCTGCTCCATCTCGTTAGCTGTAACTTAGTCACGTGGCCAGGCTGGGAAGCTGAGACATGTAGATGGCATTCTAAAATTTAGGCTCTGTGTCCAACTAAAAATGTTAGGTTCtttgataaaggaaaaaaatgaatattgggGAAGAAAAGTATGGTGAGGCCGTGGGCTACAGGAAGATAGTCTTGTCTCTGACCCACTTGCATACTGCGTGACCTGGGGCAGGTCATGGAGCTCCCGTAGCCTTTGCTGTCTCTAAAATGGGGTGGGCAGAACCTTCTTGGGAGAATTAGAAGTGCTTGGAAAGAAAGCTCTGAACAGACCTGAGGGGTCATGAAGTCAGGAGAGGGAATGTTGCTGCCCAACACCTGCTTCTTCAGGCCCATGAGGACTCGGAGAAGCTGCGAGAGATTGTGCTGCCCATGGAGCAGGAGATAGAGGAGCTGAAGGCAAAACTGTTGAGGGCGGAGGAGCTGATTCAAGAGATCCAGGTAAGGGGGAGGCCAGGTGGCACTGAGGGAAGAAGGGGCGTTGTAGGACCCTGGCCCCCCAGCGTCTTCCCTGACCCCCTTCCCTAGAGACGTCCCCGGCATTCCCCTTCCCTGCATGGTTCCGCGGAGTTGCTGCCTCTGTCCCGAGACCTGTCTCCCCCGCTGGAGCCTCTCGAGGAGCTGAGCGGAGATGGGGGTGCAGCAGCCGAGGCCTTCGCCCACAACTGTGATGACAGCGCCTccatctcctccttctccctcggCGGCGGGACTGGCAGCAGCGCTTCACTGCCCCGTAGCCGCCAGGCCCTGAGCCCTGAGCAGGAAGAGACAGCCTCCCTGGTGTCCACGGGCACCCTTGTCCCTGAGGGCATCTACCTGCCACCTCCTGGTTACCAGCTTGTCCCAGACACCCAGTGGGAGCAGCTGCAAATGGAGGTGAGTGGAGTGAATGGGGTACGTGTCTACATGCATGCATCCATCTGTCCCTGCACTGGtccttactgagcacctactatgtctAGGCTGAGCTAGAGCTGGGGATTCCACAGTGAAGAGAAAACTCCCTCTTGGCGCTTCCTCGTAGTGAGGGAGACAGACCCACACGTGCACGTGAGCACATGAGGAAGTCAGTGTCACAGGGTGACAGGCCCAGAACTAATGTATAGGGTCATGGCAGTGCTGGAAGCTAACCTGGATGGTGGAAAAGAGGCACTCTTCGAAGATTGGGGGCAGAGGAACTGCAAGTTCAGAGGCCCTAAGGATGGGCAGATCGTGCTGTGTCTGAGGAACAGGAAGGCTGccgagagggagaagagagacgagatcagaaaggaaggcagggtcCCCAAGAGGCCAGCCTCAGTTCCATGGAGAGTACATTTCAGACAAGGAGCAGTGGGAAGCCTCTGAGGGGTTTAAACCAGGGAGAGGCCTGCTGTgctttaggctttttttttttaaagattttatttatttattttagggaagggagggagggagagaaagagagagagagagagaaacatcaatgtgtggttgctgggggttatggcctgcaacacaggaatgtatcctggctgggaatcgaacctgggacactttggttcccagcctgtgctcaatccactgagctacgctagccagggcctgCTTTAGGCTTTTAAGAGACCACTTGGGTCTCGCTGTAGGAATGGACTGTAGTGGGGGAAGAGGGCAACAGAAGAAGTGGGGTGGCCAGTTGGAGACACTTGACGTAGTTTAGAAGAGGGTTGTGACTGGGACCAggagatggcagcagagatgaAGAGAAGTGGTTTGGGAATCTACTTTGTAGGCAGACTGGCAGGATCTGCTGGTAGGTTAGACATGGGaagtggaggaaagagaagggcaTCAATTCCTGGGCTTTTGGCTTGAGCAACTGTGAGAATGATGGTACCACCCACTGagatgcaaaaagagaaaaggcaaggcATAAGAGGCACGGTGAGGAGGGAAGCCTCTCCTGGAAGTTGAGACTGAGACCAAGGTCTGTGGCAGGGGCGGCAGCTGCAAAAGGACCTGGAGAGCATCAGCCGTGAGCGGGATGAGCTGCAAGAAGGCCTGAGACGAAGCAATGAGGACTGTGCCAAGCAGGTGGGTCCAGCCTCTACTCCGGCCCCAGCAGGACCTCTGGCTGCATgcctcctcctgggccctggcctcacctcacctctgccctcttcctcccacaGATGCAGGTGCTCCTGGCCCAGGTCCAGAACTCAGAGCAGCTGCTGCAGACCCTGCAGGGGACTGTGAGCCAGGCTCAGGAGCGGGTTCAGCTGCAGATGGTGAGGGCTTTGGAGCTGGggcaagagggagaggaaagtgATGGGAGTTGGTTGAGGAGGGCACGTGGAAGGTGGAGGCCCCTGTCCCGTGTGGGCTATAGCTGAAGTTGATGCCAGGTGGGTAAAAGGGTTGGCACTGTGGCCAGAACTGGGGCTGTGCATTCAGATAGAACCCACGATACACCTGCTCTATGATCCTGAGCTGATCCCATAAGCAGGGAGCCTTAGCCTTGCCGCCTTGATATTGAGATAATGGGACCTAGTTTGGAGagtcatgaaaattaaaagcaaggGTTGCAAAATCAGGAACTTCCCAAGGCCAGACGAGAGCTGTAAATTATTGAGTTGGGCTGGGCGTGAGGCCGGAAGGAGCGGCGTGGCGAACAGAGATGGTGCACAGGGCAGCTGCTCCTTGACTTCTCCACGCGGGAGTTTGAGCTCGATGCTGCTAGGTTTACTGATTTGCCAAGGGAAGCCAGAAATCTGAATATTGGTGGGTAGTCTCcaaatttttaaagttcaaaactAATTTaatgttaaggaaaaaagaacattGACCAAATAAAACACCCAACCTGGCCTATAGCTGTCATGGTGTGACCTCCATGTCACTGAGTGTATAAAGGACTTGGGAGACAAAGACACATAATAAAGGTTGTTCCTTCCTTTCTCAgcagaggaggggggtgggggctttCTGGCTGTCAGCACATCTGGAGGAGGGTTCAGGATTTGGCCTCACGGGGGACAGAGATACTTGCCCCCCTCATTTCCCGGAACTGACTCTCCATACCCAGGCAGAGCTGGCCACCTCCCACAAGTGCCTGAGCCATGAGGTAAAGCGGCTGACAGAAGAAAACCAAGGGCTCCGGGCCGAGCAGCCACCACCTGCAGCTCCCCGGGTCCTGGAGCAGGATGTGGGCCAGGAGGAGGTGCTGCCCAGCTCAGTCCCGGTAAGTAAGAGCAGTGCAGGCACTGAGAGCCCAGGGCTCGCCCTGCTGGCACTTCTCTTCACAGAGAAGCTTTGGCCTGGGACCATGGGACTTGGGGACAGGTCCAGGCTGCTGTTTTAACTGCATCACCTTGGCCAACTCACTTAACTTTTCTaaggctcagtttcttcatctgaaaatgggATCAAACCCCCTTGCCAGCCTTGGCCTGAGGAGAAAATAAGTTAACAGAATGCTTGATGTGAAAGCAGTAATTTGGTTTAAGCGACCTGAGATCCACAAGGTTGAATTCATCATGGTTCATAGTAATCTGTCCTCGTTGATCTGTGCAAGGTCTTTGtggatattattaaattaatgtattaaaaatatgaaggtcACCCGGAACTGTTGCCCACCCTGAAAATATAACTGAAATCTCCTTATGTGTACCTGTACTGCTTGGCTGTTTCCACCTTCCTGAATTTGACAgttcccttgctcttctttgGTACCACTTTTACTATAAACATGTGCCTGCCTAAACAATGGAGTGCTAACTTCAGTGTTTCTGAGCTTTATTAAAGGGTCTCTGCTCTGGGTAACCTGCACCGTCCTGCAGGGTCTGCCCCTGGAGGGCGGGGTTGCCTGCAGTGGAAGTCACTGGAGAACAATGTACTTGTCCACTCGCCCCAGCAAGGGCGATGGATGTCCCATGCTGGGTGTTTGGGTTATCTCCCCTTTTCAcagtttccttcctcccttcctttccccttttcgtAATCCTGTGTAGCTGGTGGCCCCTGCTGCCTTTGCCCCTCCTACCCCACACCCAGCCAGTGACTGCATCCCTTTCAGGAACTGCAGCAGCTGGTACGCCGCATGGGGCAGGAGGCAAGGGTCCATCAGCAGGCCCGGGAACATGAGGCCGAGCGCCTTCGGATTGAGATTGTGACGCTGCGGGAGGCGCTGGAGGAAGAGACTGCGGCAAGGGCCAGCCTGGAGGGGCAGCTGAGGGTGCAGCGGGAGGAGACAGGTGAGAGAAGAAGTGATGAgactccccaccccagctttcTGGGAGGGTGACCTCCCCACGGTGGACCACCTGGGTgccaggaggggagagaggagacagtgCAAGAGTGAGCCtgacctctctttctttcctttccacacAGAGGTGTTAGAGGGTAAGTGTGGACCCGGGCTGGTAGGGCTGGGGTGGGTAAAGGAGGGAGGGCGTGGGCCTGACGTCTGGTCCCTGCCTGACTTCCTAGCCTCCCTGTGCAGCCTGAGGACAGAGATGGAGCGGATCCATCAGGAACAGAGCAAGGTGAGGCAGAAGTCAGGCCAGACGGAATGACGGGGAAGCGGTGGCAGAGTGGAGAAGACCCTACCCAACCAGACCCTTCtgccctctgtgtctgtctcagACCGGGTGGCAGGAAGCCTTGAGGCAGTCACCAGGCTCAGGCCCTACAGAAGGGGTTAGTCAGGGGCGGGTGGAGGGGCTATCCCTCCAGTGGGCCACACACCCTCCCATCTGGGCCAAGGCCCCAGCCAGCGCCCTGTCCCCACAGGCTCAGCTCACAGACCTCCTCTCAGAACAGAGGGCAAAGGTGCTGCGGCTGCAGGCCGAATTGGAGACCAGTGAACAGGTGCAGAGGGATTTTGTACGACTGTCCCAGGCCCTGCAGGTATGGCATGTCCCCTCACCACCAGACTGCTGAGACTCCAGGTGACTTGTTTTGGGTCGTGCAAGGACAGTGCCCCAAATTAGGGGCACTgattctctctccttctggggCTAGCATGGGTCTTTCCTCTGCACTGCTGCTCAAACATGTTAAAGCTCTTGTGTGTCCATCTTTGTTGGTCACGGGaagcctccagcccagggcccggcccaCAGACATGCGGCATGCTCATTATGTCATCTGCCCCTGCCCCATACTTCCTCAGGCTATTCCCCTGGGACCCATTTCTTCCCCTTGAACCTGGTTTTGCCATAGGTTGGGGGATGTGAGGCCCCTGGGTACTTTGGTGCTGGGCCCTTTCCCCTTGGGGgctggcaggtggggtgggggctgcaccaAGGGCCCTCTGCTTTCCTCACTGGACACCCCCAGGTGCGCCTGGAACAGATCCGCCAGGCAGAGAGTCTGGAGCAAGTGCGCAGCATCATGGACGAGGCGCCCCTCAGGGACATCAGGGACATCAAGGACTCCTGAGAGGCCAGACCCACCCAGTGTGGGGAGACTGCTTTTCTCCACTGCAGAACTATTAAGCCTAAGCTTTGGGGGCCTTGGGATGGAGTCTTCCCCTCTCCAAGCCTGGGGTTTAGGGGATGGGGCCACCACCACCCTGGCGCTCCAGGGCCTCCTCCCAGGAGTGACTGGGTCTTCTGCTTCCGAGGATGACACTGGGTGAAGGTCCCAACTGCCCCCTGGAACCAAAGGTGCAGGCTCAGTCCTGTGACTTTCTGGCTGCTATGCTGCCTCCTGGGCCCTAACCCTCATGCCCCTGTCCCCCAGGCAGACTACCGGTCTATCCCCTGTCCCCTTTCCTAAGGCACAGCCAGGCTATGGGTGGTAGCTGGGAGCCTCTGTCCATACATGCACCCTGGACAGGCAGCTGCTTTCTGGACTGCATGACACTAAGATGCTTGTCCCCAAGGGCCTGACCCAGGCCCCAAGATGTGCATGGAGGCAAGGCCAgacttttctgtcatttattttcaataaataagcAGCTCAGCTCAGTCGGTAGCCTTGTCCCTGCAAGCCCCACGTGGTTGGGGAAGGGAAGGTTTTACAGGGTAAAAGGGAGggttgctggggtggggaggaacagTGAAGGGGACACCGTGTTTATAAACAAGAAtgtgaagggggagaggggatgtGGGGTCTGTGCCACAGCTCAGGCTGAAGATGTGTCACTATCAGGGTGGGGAAGAAGGGGCAAAAGACTGGTTACTTCCTTCTTTCATCTTCTGGatctggaaggagaaaaggaaggcctgaagcaggagcaggaggggaaCAGTCCGTCTCAGGctcactgcccccaccctctgcagACTCACCTGGAGGGTCGCCCAGCACCCCCTTACCCACCTGTGTCCCCAGACCCCACTCCCAACCACTGTAGCCCCAGCGGCAGACAGCGCGGCGCCCAGCTAGCGCAGCGCCCAGCTAGCGCAGCGCAGCGCAGCGCAGCAGACGCAGTGGTGCCCAGAGGCCAGGGCAGTGCCGACCCGCAAAGTAAGGGCAGCAGCCCACCCCTGGCTTGGAAGCACGGCAGTGGCGGTGTGCGAGCGCAAGTGGCCTCGGGTGCCACCCGTGGGGCAGAGAGGGTTGGGTAGAGGGCACAGCAGCTGAGGGTGAGGGCAAGAAGGGAGATACCTGTGACACGGTTCAAAGAGATGGAGGAGGGGGAACGAGTTATCCTATGaccagagaggacagagagacaGCCGTTATCGGAGGGGGCGTGTAGGGCCAAGAGGGCTGAGGCAGTTGTGGGGGAACCAAGGAGAAGGTGTCTGCTCTAGGCacagaggagtggggaggggaggaaagggaccTGGGCGCTCCTCCCTGATGGACCGATAACACACCCACCTGAAAAGGAAAAGGGTGGGGGCGGGCGCCTTCGCAGcgcagaggggaaggggctgtACTCAGGGCCCAGGGGCTGGCAGCGCTCAGAAGAGGAAAGCCTCTTACCCTCCAGGTAGTTCCGAGCAACGAACTTAAGGAGCTCGTCAAGCCCGATGACTGGCAATGAGATCTTGAGGACCATGAGCCACTGGGTACAGTCCAAGGCGCGGAGCTTGAAGATCATCTGGGAGGGGCAGTCAGGGCAGTGAGAAGGCCATGTGCCCCTctgaggggagggcaggcaggggccagaggACCCAGTTGTACCCCAACCTGACCCCACCTTCCCTTCGTGATCGCTTGTAGTTACAGTGGTCACGGGCTGCTACAGAGGCTCCGTGTGAGCTGGGGAACAGGGGGCCCTGGCCAGAGGAAGGCTCACCGGCAGAGGGTCAACGTAGAGAATGAGGAAGTGGAGGGACATGGAGAGGCAGATGGAACCCAGCAGCCAGATGTTCACCCAGGGCGGCATCCGCACGAGGGACTGGTTCTCAGAGAGGCTGCACAAGGACGGCCAGGCAGGGGCGAGAGTggaggaacagaagaaagagtggtgaaggggagagaggagcgTGGAGGGCGAGGtggcaggggaggctgtgcaggcCCTACCTGTTGAGAGCGTTGCACATCTCGATGGTGACCAGCACAGACAAGGCCATGGTCATGGGCTCAGGGGCCTCAAAGATCTCACACTCCACACCCTCAAAATCGGGGTTGTCCTCGGTGCACTGCATGAAGTGAGtctgcaggggagtggggggaaagaATGGGTCCCACTGAAGCCTCCAGGCCACCCTGCgcccctctgtcctccctcttcAATCCTCCCCTACCAGCTGGTTGTAGCTGACATGAGGCCCGTCGTCCGCGTACAGGAACCACCAGGCTGCGgctcccacagtggctgcacccacgTAGCCTGTGGTagaaggtgggggctgggagatTAGGGCTGGGAAATGGGAGGCATCAAGAGAACCTGTTGGCCACGAAGTGGGCTGAGGAAAAGGAGTGGTCAGGGCAGCGGCTCTGGAGGGGCTGGTGTCCCAGAGGGGTCAGTTTGGAGGCTTAGAAAAGATCGTGGAGTTTCATCTTACTCACCCCCAATTGCCATGTAGCGGAAGAAGAGCCAGCCACTGATGAGGGGCTCCTTGGGGCTCCGGGGGGGCCGGTCCATGATGTCCAGGTCTGGCGGGTTGAAGCCCAGAGCTGTGGCCGGGAGCCCATCAGTCACCAAGTTCACCCACAGCAGCTGCACAGGGATCAGGGCCTCAGGCAGCCCCAAGGCGGCCGTCAGGAAAATGCTGCCAGAAGGAGATGGTCACATGTCCATCCTGCTCCCAGACCTGTGCTCATCCCCCACCCTGACCTGGTTCCTCATGGGTGCCCGCCCTGGCTGCTCACCAGACCACCTCGCCCACATTGGAGGAGATGAGGTAGCGGATGAACTGCTTCATGTTGTTGTAGATGGCCCGGCCCTCCTCCACAGCAGCCACGATGGTAGAGAAGTTGTCGTCAGCCAGCACCATCTCGGAGGCGGTCTTGGCCACGGCGGTGCCGGAGCCCATGGCAATGCCAATCTCAGCCTTCTTCAGAGCCGGGGCGTCATTGACACCGTCGCCTGtctgaggggagagagaggtgggacctggcccctcccacacaccccttGTGCATCTGaccagggccctgggctcctccctTCCTGGGGCCCCAGCTCCTGAAGACAATGGTCTCAGTGGGCATTAAGCAAACTGCCCCGTGCAAGACTCCGCAGGGGCCCCAGCCTGAGCAGCCCCATTGGTCTTCTCACCATAGCTGTGATCTCATCGTAAGACTGCAGATACTCCACAATCTTCGACTTATGGGCAGGCTCCACTCGGGCAAAGCAGCAGGCGCGACGGCAGGCCTCCCGCTGTTCACCCAGGGGCAGGTCATCGAACTCTCGGCCAGTGTAAGCTCGGTCTGCCACCTCCTCATTCTCCCCAAAGATGCCAATTCGTCGGCAGATGGCAATGGCTGTGCCCTTGTTGTCCCCGGTAATCATGATCACTCGGATTCCAGCATCACGGCACAGCTGGATAGAGCCCGTGACCTCCTTCCTCGGAGGGTCTAACATGCCCACCACGCCGACGAATGTCAGGTCCATCTGGGGAGACAGAACAGAGGGCGGCAGGGTCAGGGAGGGGCTCAAAAACTGATCCAGGGAGGATGCTCttggggagctggggagaaagGTCTGAGCTGGAGGAAGAGCTGACTCCGGGCCTGGCGTTTAAACCTCAGCACGGCCTTGCAAGCTCAGGGGCAGGGAGCACTCCTTGTTCACAGGTGTACCCACAGGCTTGGCAGCGCCAGACCCACGGTAAGGGGCAGACTGTGTCTTTCACAGGAAGAACTGAACGGAACGTTAGGGCAGTGGTTTCTGCTTTCAGAAGGGCCACTCACTTGGTCTACAACTCTGAGTGAATCTGTGTGAACAGTCATGCCACAGCGTCCCTTCTCTAAAACAAAGGGTGTGGACTTTGGTACTCTCCAGAGAACCAGTCCActacagaaaaaaaggagctttGTGCCAGAATGCAGGTCGACACGCTGCTTCAGCATCAGGAAAATCTCACTATGGAAACACGTCAGCTGAACCGGCGTGTTTAGTGATAGTTGATTCCTGTCCTGGTGCGTCCAAGCTCCTCACCTCATCACAGACAGGTCCACAGATCACACGTAAAGTGACACTGGGGTTCTTTCAAACTCTAATGCCTGGGGATTCTAGGACCCATGACAAAGTAGGAAATGACAAGGGTGGTGGAGGAGGTGAGGCGGATGACTTTGGGCCAATGGTTGGCTTCCACCTGCTCACCTCATACTCCATGAACTTGGCAGAGTCATCCAGGACCATATCCTCTCGCTTTGGGGGGGTGTCCCGGGTGGCCAGCGCCAGGCAGCGCAGGGTGTCCCGGCCAGTGCCCCACTCCTTGATCACAGACATGATCTTCTCCTTCACCGGCCCAGTCATCGGCACCCGGGTGGTGCCAACTCGTACATAGTTACAACGGTCAATGACCCCCTCGGGGGCACCCTAGGAGACCAGAACGGCATTCAGAGACCACAGTCTCCCTTCCAGGGCACAGTGAGCAGGCAGGGATAGGAGGGGGAGTCAGGATTAGGAGGAAAAGGGGCCAGGGCACATTCTGGTTTCTGACCTTGACAAACATCTTGTTGCCTACAGCGGCCCGGGACTTGGCTGGGGAGCAATAGACAGACATGGACTTTCTGTCTCGGGAGAACTCCAGGGTGAATTCCTTCTTCATTAGCTGGCGGATCACCTGTAGagaggagacagggaaggggaggcccGACATGAGATGGGCAGTAAAAGAGCGATGACACTTTGCCCGAAGGGAAGGGTCCCAGGCCCCTCCAAACATAATCAAGAGGATCTGCAGGTCGAGTGGACCCCAAGCCCAGTCAAGCCAAGTGTGGCACCTAACAACACCAAGAGAGAGATTTCCAAGGCTAGTGCTACCACTGCATGACAGTGTGTCTTGTTTAAAGTACAAGAGAAGATGTGTAGTGTGGCACTGTCCAACAGAATACTTAGTAGTGGTACAACTGAACGATGGCTACTGAGCACAGAAATGTGGCTGGTGCAGTTGCAGAATCGAGTTTTCCTTAcgtttaattttaacttaaacaACCACATGTGTGCTTCTTGAGACGTGCAGTTGGGACAGTGCAGACCTAGTGCCTGGCATAAGATGATAAATGctccataaaaatgaatgagccctggcttgtgtggctcagtggattgaatgatggcctgcaaaccaaaaggtcactggtttgattcccagtcagggcacatgcctgggttgtgggccaggtactcagttgggggcatgtgagaggcaactgatcgatacaTTGACACACAttgacaaattgatgtttttctccctctctttctccttcccttcccctctctctaaaaataaataaaaatttttttttaaatgaaagagagCCTTTTTTTTACCAAATGCATCATGGAtatttctccataaaataaaacaagaataaaaataacaataaataaagtttatgtttatattatcacttataaattttttttaatttttaaatttattcttagaggggaaggaagggagaaagagagggagagaaacatcagtgtgtgagagaaacatcaattggttgcctactGCATACATGCTGACTGGGAACtgggcctgtaacctaggcatgtgccctgactgggaatcgaaccctcaactctttggtttgcaggccaacactcaatccattgagccataccagccagggctaggacttgtaaattttttaaaatttaaaaatatcatttgtaaACCTTATCATTTATAAATGATTAAAATCAATATCAAATATCTACTGACATACACATGAGCATCTTGCACACACGCACATATGTAAGACTGGGTGATGTGGGGAACATAACCCCAGAGGAGTGCAGTGTAGACACTGAGTGAACATGAAGAGCAAGAACTCAGAGTAAATGAAACAGAACTGGGCGTGCTCATCTGGCAAGGGGAAGTGAAAGAATGTGCAGTAGTCACATGTCCCAAATCCTAGATCAGGTCTTGAGACCTGATAAAAACAAGTGTGCTTCTAGAGACACCGGGGTAATGGCTGAAGTGGGGGCTGCCCCAGGATGGGTCACTTGTGGTGTCTGTGTCCAGCTCCATTCCTTTTCAACTAGGGATAGAACAGGAGGAAGTGATTTTAAATTCATCAGGGGATGTTGCGGCTGGGGAGTGGAAAGAACCGTACTGGTCCAGGGGCAGCAGGTCCTATTCAAAGGCAGCCTGACCGAGAAAACCTGTGGAGAGGCCACCTGTCTGTCCCGGTTGGGGTCCCAGCTTGGAGTGCAAGGGCCCTGGCCAGCCTCTGCTTCCTGAGGCTCCTTGGGTCCTGTCCGGATCCTGCAATGGGGTTGAAGAAGGACCCCatgggagggagcagccgactcACCGAGTTGCAGGCATTGGCCCTCTCCACCTTTGAGAGGCTTCTCACGTCAGTGTTGAACACATTCATCTTCTCCACTAGGGTAGTGAGTGCTGTCTCGGTGGCCTCGCCGACCTTCTCATAAACACCTTTGGCctgagagggcagaggaggaagaggaagtagGTGCCCTGGGCTCCTGGTCCCTTGCTCCCACCGATATACCCACCTTCCACCTGGAATGAGAAGGGAGCAaaccactcccttcctctctcacccaGGAAAAGACTCAGCAAAGGGGTCCCCTTCCCATGACCCCTTCCTTGTGACCCATTGAAGACGCCTGGACTCTGAGCcagctggaagggaaggaggggctgCTTCAGGGGTGCAGAGGTTACCTCGTTGAAGTCCAAGGAGGAGTCATTGCAGAGGGCACAGATGGTGGCCAGCTCCACCAGCCCATCATACTGTCCTGCCCGGACTGTCTTATCATTCTTCAAGCTGGcagtgaggtggggaggaaggaagggaaagaaacaagtAGAGAAGAATAGGGAATGAGATACAGAGAGAGCAAGGGGAAAGCAGCGAGGCACAGTCGGGGAGATGGCAACCAAGATCAGGCGGGACAGAGAACAAGGTCAGGGAAGGCAGaagacagagacaggcagacGAAACTAGACGGAGGGCCCCAAGGAGAAAGGTGGGGTGTGTGGAGGGGGCATGAGGAGCCGAGGAGAAGACTCCGGGGGAAACTTACACCTCTCCTTCTGGAGCATAAGTGGAACCCGTGATAGAGAACTCGTTCAGCACGCAGAGGTCCCCGTCCACTTTGTCGATGATGAACATCTGTGGGGGGAAgggcacatgcacacatgtgtagctctccccaccccctgaagGCAGTCTGTACTGGGCGGGGCCCAGGCTCTGAACATCCCTCCACCCGGCCACCTGTGTAGACTACCTTCCCACCACCCCCAAcctgcctctcctttttctctctgcaccctcccctctgccaccaTGCCCTTGCGATCATTCTCCATGTTCGGTCAGTGGCTTTAGACAAAAGGTAAGACATGCACAACAAGGTGTGGTGGGGACTGAGGCCACCAGTCCACCTGTTGGCACATGGCCCATATATAGGTCCAGCCACTTGTGACCAGACCTCCTAGTTTTGCAGTAACAGCTAGAAATTCAGTTTATTTTCCTATGGAATCTCTTGGCTTTCAAGTGTGGgcaatgaattaatttttatggaACATGACAGGAGCCAGGCTGCACAAGCCTGCAGTCTGGCATTGAAGCCCATGCTCTGGAAGGACGTCAAGTGTGCCGTG
This sequence is a window from Phyllostomus discolor isolate MPI-MPIP mPhyDis1 chromosome 3, mPhyDis1.pri.v3, whole genome shotgun sequence. Protein-coding genes within it:
- the RABEP2 gene encoding rab GTPase-binding effector protein 2 isoform X3, with the protein product MAAAAPAASGEDGLGRQPATALDPQPREGAKAEAESAELDRLRVELAGALAEMETMKAVAEVSESTKAEAVAAVQRQCQEEVASLQAILKDSISSYEAQITSLKQERQQQQQDCEEKERELGRLKQLLSRAHPLDSLEKQMEKAHEDSEKLREIVLPMEQEIEELKAKLLRAEELIQEIQRRPRHSPSLHGSAELLPLSRDLSPPLEPLEELSGDGGAAAEAFAHNCDDSASISSFSLGGGTGSSASLPRSRQALSPEQEETASLVSTGTLVPEGIYLPPPGYQLVPDTQWEQLQMEGRQLQKDLESISRERDELQEGLRRSNEDCAKQMQVLLAQVQNSEQLLQTLQGTVSQAQERVQLQMELQQLVRRMGQEARVHQQAREHEAERLRIEIVTLREALEEETAARASLEGQLRVQREETEVLEASLCSLRTEMERIHQEQSKAQLTDLLSEQRAKVLRLQAELETSEQVQRDFVRLSQALQVRLEQIRQAESLEQVRSIMDEAPLRDIRDIKDS
- the RABEP2 gene encoding rab GTPase-binding effector protein 2 isoform X2 → MAAAAPAASGEDGLGRQPATALDPQPREGAKAEAESAELDRLRVELAGALAEMETMKAVAEVSESTKAEAVAAVQRQCQEEVASLQAILKDSISSYEAQITSLKQERQQQQQDCEEKERELGRLKQLLSRAHPLDSLEKQMEKAHEDSEKLREIVLPMEQEIEELKAKLLRAEELIQEIQRRPRHSPSLHGSAELLPLSRDLSPPLEPLEELSGDGGAAAEAFAHNCDDSASISSFSLGGGTGSSASLPRSRQALSPEQEETASLVSTGTLVPEGIYLPPPGYQLVPDTQWEQLQMEGRQLQKDLESISRERDELQEGLRRSNEDCAKQMQVLLAQVQNSEQLLQTLQGTVSQAQERVQLQMAELATSHKCLSHEVKRLTEENQGLRAEQPPPAAPRVLEQDVGQEEVLPSSVPELQQLVRRMGQEARVHQQAREHEAERLRIEIVTLREALEEETAARASLEGQLRVQREETASLCSLRTEMERIHQEQSKAQLTDLLSEQRAKVLRLQAELETSEQVQRDFVRLSQALQVRLEQIRQAESLEQVRSIMDEAPLRDIRDIKDS
- the RABEP2 gene encoding rab GTPase-binding effector protein 2 isoform X1, encoding MAAAAPAASGEDGLGRQPATALDPQPREGAKAEAESAELDRLRVELAGALAEMETMKAVAEVSESTKAEAVAAVQRQCQEEVASLQAILKDSISSYEAQITSLKQERQQQQQDCEEKERELGRLKQLLSRAHPLDSLEKQMEKAHEDSEKLREIVLPMEQEIEELKAKLLRAEELIQEIQRRPRHSPSLHGSAELLPLSRDLSPPLEPLEELSGDGGAAAEAFAHNCDDSASISSFSLGGGTGSSASLPRSRQALSPEQEETASLVSTGTLVPEGIYLPPPGYQLVPDTQWEQLQMEGRQLQKDLESISRERDELQEGLRRSNEDCAKQMQVLLAQVQNSEQLLQTLQGTVSQAQERVQLQMAELATSHKCLSHEVKRLTEENQGLRAEQPPPAAPRVLEQDVGQEEVLPSSVPELQQLVRRMGQEARVHQQAREHEAERLRIEIVTLREALEEETAARASLEGQLRVQREETEVLEASLCSLRTEMERIHQEQSKAQLTDLLSEQRAKVLRLQAELETSEQVQRDFVRLSQALQVRLEQIRQAESLEQVRSIMDEAPLRDIRDIKDS